One Aquarana catesbeiana isolate 2022-GZ linkage group LG04, ASM4218655v1, whole genome shotgun sequence genomic region harbors:
- the KCNS3 gene encoding delayed-rectifier potassium channel regulatory subunit KCNS3, whose product MVYGEFFHRNKGDEEVVKLNVGGFKQSVAQRTLLRFPHTRLGKLLNCHSEEAILELCDDYNVVDKEYYFDRNPSLFRYILNFYYTGKLHLMEELCVFSFCQEIEYWGINELFIDSCCSNKYQEKKEIISEKDWDQRSDVISVGSSSDQSSVFEKELELFDSLKFGNLRRKVWIRLENPAFSLSAKLFAISSLSVVLTSIVAMCIHSMPEFQKLDNNDRELEDPVLAVVEIICIVWFTTELVLRLSVAPSQKKFWKNPMNIIDFVSIIPFFATLVLDSQDEENEGIENMGKVVQILRLMRIFRILKLARHSVGLRSLGATLRHSYHEVGLLLLFLAVGISIFSVLVYYLEKDDELSTLENIPICWWWATISMTTVGYGDTHPVTLYGKLVGSVCILCGILVVALPITIIFNKFSKYYQKQKAIDVDGCNEDEQKEKFNDLPYFNIRDIYARRMNSFISSLSSVGIIASNDSTDASSIQELDDAYIATFK is encoded by the coding sequence ATGGTGTATGGAGAATTCTTCCATCGAAATAAAGGTGATGAGGAGGTGGTGAAGCTAAATGTTGGGGGCTTTAAGCAGTCAGTAGCCCAAAGAACTTTGTTAAGATTTCCTCACACAAGACTGGGGAAACTACTCAATTGCCATTCAGAAGAAGCCATACTTGAACTCTGTGATGACTATAATGTTGTTGACAAGGAATATTACTTTGACAGGAACCCTTCCCTATTTAGATATATCTTGAACTTTTACTACACAGGAAAACTCCACTTAATGGAAGAGCTGTGTGTGTTTTCATTTTGCCAAGAAATTGAATACTGGGGTATTAATGAACTTTTTATTGATTCTTGTTGTAGCAACAAATATCAGGAAAAAAAGGAAATTATCTCAGAAAAGGATTGGGATCAGaggagtgatgtcatcagtgtGGGCTCCTCCTCTGACCAGTCCTCTGTTTTTGAGAAGGAACTGGAGTTGTTTGATTCCTTAAAGTTTGGAAACCTTCGCAGAAAAGTATGGATCCGTCTGGAAAACCCTGCATTTTCTTTATCAGCAAAGCTTTTCGCTATTTCTTCTTTAAGTGTGGTCTTAACGTCAATAGTAGCCATGTGCATCCATAGCATGCCAGAATTCCAAAAGCTAGATAACAATGACCGAGAACTTGAAGATCCAGTCCTCGCAGTGGTGGAAATTATATGCATTGTTTGGTTTACTACAGAACTTGTTCTTCGGCTCTCTGTAGCTCCTTCTCAGAAGAAGTTTTGGAAGAACCCTATGAATATCATAGATTTTGTCTCTATAATCCCTTTTTTTGCCACCCTGGTTCTGGACAGCCAGGATGAAGAAAATGAGGGCATTGAGAACATGGGAAAGGTTGTCCAGATCCTGCGACTGATGAGGATTTTTAGAATTTTAAAACTTGCAAGACACTCTGTTGGGTTGAGGTCTTTAGGAGCAACTTTAAGACACAGTTACCATGAAGTTGGGCTTCTGCTCCTATTTTTGGCTGTTGGGATTTCAATATTCTCAGTCCTGGTTTATTATCTGGAAAAAGATGATGAATTATCCACTCTTGAGAACATCCCTATCTGCTGGTGGTGGGCCACCATTAGCATGACTACAGTTGGCTACGGAGACACTCACCCTGTTACACTATATGGAAAGCTTGTGGGCAGTGTCTGCATTCTTTGTGGCATACTAGTAGTTGCTCTTCCAATAACAATCATTTTTAACAAGTTTTCTAAATACTATCAAAAGCAGAAAGCAATAGATGTAGATGGCTGCAATGAAGATGAACAAAAAGAAAAGTTTAATGACCTTCCTTATTTTAATATAAGAGATATATATGCAAGAAGGATGAATTCCTTCATTTCCAGTCTCTCGTCTGTAGGGATTATCGCAAGTAATGACTCCACAGATGCCTCTAGTATCCAAGAACTTGATGATGCTTATATTGCCACATTCAAATGA